The Brassica oleracea var. oleracea cultivar TO1000 chromosome C7, BOL, whole genome shotgun sequence sequence NNNNNNNNNNNNNNGGATGGTTTCGATATCCATTGTAGTGCCAGGGTTGGTTCGAAAAATCTCAGCTTGATAATCCCATATCTTGTTGAAGTGTTCTTCGTGGCTTGCTTTTCTTTCTTTCATAACCTTTGTCTTCGCATTCCCACAAGCTTCCACACTCACAAACATCCTATACTCTCTCTGGATCTCAGAAGCAATTTCATGCTTGGTGATTTTGGGATTCAACCTCAGCCTCTCAGCGAACAGCATTGCTATAGTAGAACACTTCAAAAACTTTGAGTGTCCTGTTATCTCACACTTGTGCTCATTCACATAACATTTGATCATCAGCTTCTGTTTGCTCTTCTCATAAGAACAATACACCCTCCAGGGACACGAGCCATCTTCACACTTCGCACCTAACTTCAAAGCAGTGGACCGGTAAAGCTTGATGTTGCGTCGGGTTTTTAATGTATACCTGAGAAGGGTATGCTTGAATTCTTCAGCAGTGGAGAAAGTGTTTCCCAGCCCAAGCATTGCCTCTGGATCCACATCTTCTCTGTAGGCTAAACTGGGAATCGATTGTTCTTCATTTTCATCATCTGATGATAGAGGATCCGGAACTTCTTTTTCATGCTCCCAATACCATTCGTCCCCACTATCTTCATCATTCTCACAATCATCATTCCTCGCTACTTCTCCGAAGAAGACAGTCAAATCGCGACCAGTTTCTTCCTCGATACCACCATGACCGTTTGCTTCATCAGGGACTTCTTCGTTGTTTGGGACTTCTTCGTTGTCTGGGGCTTCATCAGCTTCGTCGTAACCGACAATACCACAGTCATCCTCGCTGATTTCTCCTTCTTCTTCCCTGTCGAGTACATTTGTTTTGCCTTTTTTCTTCTTACGTACATCAGCTTCGTCGTCGACTCCACCTTTTCTTTTCGCTACAGAACTGGCACCACCGAGTTTCCCTTGTCGAGACTTCTTGTTCTTTTCATTACCCATCTTCTCTCTTCTTCTTTCTGGTGAAATCGTGAAATTAGGGTTCTTAATTGAGAAAATCCCCAAATCGATTTTGAGAGATAATGAGGAAGATGTGTTTTTTTAATTGAGGAGAAGACGACGTCGTTTTGGTTAACGACGAAAATTAACTGCGTTTAGACGCTTTGTTAGTGAACTTAACGCCGGGTTTAAATTGATCCAATCGACATAAAGTGTGAGGTTTTAATGGTCAGTTAGAAATCTGGGGATTATAATGGTCCAAATGAAAAAGCTGAGGATTTGTTTAACATTTTTCCCATTTATAAAATACGTTTGTTTTGTTAAATGTGCCACAGCCGTTGATATTTGGACTGAGCTTGACAGGACTGACACCTCTTGCTGAGCGAGTTAGCTTTTTGACAGAGTAAGTACTTATCTAGTTATCCTCTACAACAATTTATCATTTTCGTACTTTCAGGTGTTTTGTTAATATTAGTTTCACTGATTAAGGAATAATTTTAATATATTATTTTATTTTATTTAGTATCTAAATCTAACTATCATTATAATGAAATTTGGTTGTGTTGACTAAATGAGATGATTGACATTGTTGGTGAAAATCACCTTTTTACATTTTTTTTTTTGCAATTTTGAAACTATGTTAAAAGTTTCTGTTTCTTTAATAAAAAAGTGCTTACAATAAAAAATTGTCATGTTATATTATGCGTTTAATAAAATACCTTAAAAGCTTTTATTATATTATATAAGTATCAAGTATCATAAAATGGAATTTGTAGTTACAGATCATACAACCATATATAGTTTGAAAGAAAAATATACAACCATATATCACATAAATATTATAATCTTTACCCGTAATTGTTCTCCCTTTACCCGTGCAGGCAACTAGCTTTCTACACCGGCCCAACAGGTAACACATTCGTACCAATTGAACTACCAATTATGTAAATGCAATCTCGGTAATGTGCTTAAATGTTTCAATGTATTTACTTGGCAGTGGGCGGTTTGTTGAACGCCACTTGTGGAAACGCGACGGAGCTAATAATAGCGATACTAGCGTTGGCCAATAACAAAGTGGCAGTGGTTAAATACTCTCTGTTGGGTTCAATTCTCTCAAACCTTCTCCTGGTTCTCGGCTCTTCCCTCTTCTGTGGTGGAATTGCCAATATCCGCCGCGAGCAGCGGTTCGACCGGGTATATATATGATCTCCCCTTTGTAGGCTCCGGTTTAATTCTCATGATAATTTGACTTACCAATACATAATTTAATGTAGCCAAACCTAACAGATTTAACTATAATATATATAATTTAATATATAAGAATGCATTGAAATACAATAAATATTCTCAAAAATTTTCCAAGTTTTCTTACTAAAGTAATAGTAGCGGTTATCAAAGCTGGTGTGATTTTTTTCTAATGTGATGTTTCTCTTCTCACTGTAACAGAAACAAGCTGATGTGAACTTCTTCTTGCTGCTTATGGGTCTGCTATGTCATTTACTCCCATTGCTGCTAAAATATGCAGCGACCGGAGAAGCATCGGCCTCTCTGATCAACAAAATGTCGCTTAGCCTGTCCAGGACAAGCAGCATCGTCATGCTTATTGCTTACATTGCTTATCTCATCTTCCAGCTCTGGACTCACCGCCAATTGTTTGAAGCACAAGAGGTAACTAAAAGTTATAATTTACTAGATCAAGTAGAATGTGAATAAATGATGTAATTGTTACAAAAATAAAAATAAATAAATGATGTAACTATATTATATGTTCAATGGAATTCAGGATGACGAGGATAATGCGTATAATGATGAAGTGACTGTTGAGGAAACTCCGGTGATAGGGTTTTGGAGCGGATTTGCTTGGCTCGCTGGGATGACACTCGTCATCGCATTGCTATCAGAGTATGTTGTGGCCACGATCGAGGTAATTAATTAAGTTTATATGTTTAAATTCCATGAATTATATAAGAAAACAGCAACAACATTAATATGGAGACTGCAAATATTTGGTCAGGATGCATCGGACTCATGGGGACTATCAGTGAGTTTCATAAGCATCATATTGCTTCCCATTGTTGGAAATGCCGCTGAGCATGCTGGAGCCATCATCTTCGCTTTCAAAAACAAGCTCGTGAGTTTTCTTTTGCTTTACAACGTTCTAGCCTCTGGCATTTTGCTTGTCTGAGTTTGTTTGTGCTTAGTGTAATTTTTTTGTTAAAATATAACCTACAATATTTAGAATTTTAAACAAAATTTGCTTGTTGCAAAAATATTTGATAGAAAAGAGATTAATTGATTAGTAGTATGCTTAGTGTAAATTTTTTGTTAAAATATAACCTACAATATTTAGAATTTTAAACAAAATTTGCTTGTTGCAAAAATATTTGATAGAAAAGAGATTAATTGATTAGTAGTATTTTGCAAAAATACTTAACAAATTGGTCACAATGTTGCAGGACATATCTCTAGGGGTCGCGTTGGGCTCTGCAACTCAGATTTCTTTGTTTGTGGTAAGTAATGAAATAATATTCGATGAAATGTTTATGTTCGATG is a genomic window containing:
- the LOC106306491 gene encoding vacuolar cation/proton exchanger 3; this translates as MGSIAEPWGISESENANYGTPKGLSRELRHGKTAHNMSSSSLRKKSDLRLIQKVPCKSLQNVLSNLQEVILGTKLAVLFLAIPLAVIADYYHYGRPLIFGLSLTGLTPLAERVSFLTEQLAFYTGPTVGGLLNATCGNATELIIAILALANNKVAVVKYSLLGSILSNLLLVLGSSLFCGGIANIRREQRFDRKQADVNFFLLLMGLLCHLLPLLLKYAATGEASASLINKMSLSLSRTSSIVMLIAYIAYLIFQLWTHRQLFEAQEDDEDNAYNDEVTVEETPVIGFWSGFAWLAGMTLVIALLSEYVVATIEDASDSWGLSVSFISIILLPIVGNAAEHAGAIIFAFKNKLDISLGVALGSATQISLFVVPLSVIVAWTMGIKMDLNFNILETSCLALGIIITAFTLQDGTSHYMKGLVLMLCYVIIAACFFVDQIPQPKGTGLGMQPKNSVGGGFVSA